The Dehalococcoidales bacterium genome has a window encoding:
- a CDS encoding ABC transporter permease: protein MIRWRIITATVIKELKTSEAGLSFIFKFVNDAGRAAALAWIIYQSGNLESLGFLTFGVALIAVWTGTVAEGGWALETELAGKTLDFTLISRTSMALVLFSKMLAQIIHEVPTGIVAAVTVMLVAHAVPDIADPAELAVSLLLVIAGLSVVSTFLGALVVLAGARAGVFMGIVPFGAVLSGFILPVGQLPLGLEILARFMPSSWAMDGAWNAITGTGTWAGLAGDWLIAIGVGAAWFLATVYLCRLVDKRIRIEGSLSAY, encoded by the coding sequence ATGATACGCTGGCGCATTATTACGGCAACTGTTATTAAAGAGCTGAAGACATCGGAAGCGGGGCTTTCGTTTATCTTCAAGTTCGTTAATGATGCCGGCCGGGCGGCCGCCCTTGCCTGGATTATTTACCAGAGCGGTAACCTGGAATCACTGGGTTTTCTCACCTTCGGCGTTGCCCTGATTGCGGTATGGACGGGCACCGTGGCTGAAGGCGGCTGGGCGCTGGAAACAGAGCTTGCCGGTAAAACGCTGGATTTCACGCTGATTTCCCGCACGTCCATGGCGCTGGTGCTTTTCAGCAAGATGCTGGCGCAGATAATACACGAAGTACCTACCGGCATCGTGGCGGCGGTTACGGTGATGCTGGTGGCGCATGCCGTGCCGGATATCGCCGACCCCGCGGAACTGGCAGTATCACTGCTGCTGGTAATAGCGGGACTATCAGTAGTCAGTACTTTCCTGGGCGCTTTGGTGGTGCTGGCCGGGGCCAGAGCCGGGGTGTTCATGGGCATCGTGCCTTTCGGGGCGGTGCTAAGCGGCTTCATCCTGCCGGTGGGGCAGCTGCCGCTGGGACTGGAAATACTGGCACGTTTTATGCCTTCTTCCTGGGCGATGGACGGAGCCTGGAATGCCATCACCGGTACCGGGACGTGGGCGGGGCTGGCGGGGGACTGGCTGATAGCCATCGGGGTGGGCGCGGCCTGGTTCCTGGCGACCGTTTACCTGTGCCGGCTGGTGGATAAAAGGATACGCATCGAGGGGAGCCTGAGCGCTTACTAA
- a CDS encoding ABC transporter permease has translation MYNFYVQSWLTFKGLFHWLNRWGYLSSTVLYPFATVTMFAILGRFASNPDLVRTYALGIAVSCIAWIAIAGITQSYTRERYNGGTSFVFVSTVNRLTHFISRSVFHFPNALVAFFFGMLAAWIIVDLDFSAVNWPTLILAVLAIDLAVTAYAQLLGVASVAVRNWIGIQGLANTILLILSGIIIPVSVLPGFLQEIAKLLPITNGLAAFRAAFTGAPLAEVSGNILREFITGLVYYAAAYFAFVFFEKAVKRSGTLERDAI, from the coding sequence ATGTATAATTTTTACGTCCAATCATGGTTGACCTTTAAAGGGTTGTTTCACTGGCTGAACCGCTGGGGCTACCTGTCCAGCACCGTTTTATACCCCTTCGCCACCGTTACCATGTTCGCCATACTCGGCCGGTTCGCCAGCAATCCGGATCTGGTACGCACTTACGCGCTGGGGATAGCCGTCTCCTGCATTGCCTGGATAGCCATAGCCGGCATCACACAGTCTTACACACGGGAAAGATACAACGGCGGCACGTCATTTGTCTTCGTGTCCACGGTCAACCGGCTGACGCACTTTATCAGCCGGTCGGTTTTCCACTTTCCCAACGCGCTGGTGGCTTTCTTCTTCGGCATGCTGGCAGCCTGGATTATCGTAGACCTGGACTTCAGCGCGGTAAACTGGCCGACTTTGATACTGGCGGTTCTAGCGATAGATCTGGCGGTAACCGCCTACGCGCAGCTGCTCGGCGTGGCTTCGGTTGCGGTGCGGAACTGGATAGGCATCCAGGGACTGGCGAACACCATTTTGCTGATATTGAGCGGCATTATTATACCCGTTTCAGTATTACCCGGTTTTTTACAGGAAATCGCCAAATTGCTGCCGATAACCAACGGGCTGGCCGCCTTTAGAGCGGCTTTTACCGGCGCGCCGCTGGCGGAGGTTTCCGGTAATATCCTGCGGGAGTTTATCACTGGCCTGGTCTATTATGCCGCGGCTTACTTTGCCTTTGTTTTTTTCGAGAAAGCGGTGAAACGCAGCGGGACGCTGGAGCGTGACGCTATTTAG
- a CDS encoding ATP-binding cassette domain-containing protein, with the protein MDRVIECQDVRRTFTSRALLGKKQETHALNGLNFTVPQGIVFGLLGPNGSGKTTTIRILSTLLTPTSGQAKVLGYDVVKEAGKVRGRIGLILGGERGLYGRLTGEENLKYFAALNHLSRETSRRKVKDVIEMVNLTEAAGRPVEQYSRGMRQRLHIARGLITDPEVLFMDEPTIGLDPAGARELRELIPVLVQKGKTILLTTHYMSEADELSTQIAIINRGQITASGTPREIKRSFAKIIVCEAICRQAEAATLDAVNAIQGIQRVISTSDGPLQKLTIHAVPGTELKDSVLNIIGEANMESIVMRDPTLEEAYLSIIK; encoded by the coding sequence ATGGACAGGGTTATTGAATGCCAGGATGTCAGACGGACTTTTACATCCCGGGCGCTGCTGGGGAAAAAACAGGAAACGCACGCCCTCAACGGCCTCAATTTTACCGTGCCGCAGGGCATCGTTTTCGGGCTGCTGGGGCCTAACGGCTCCGGTAAGACAACCACCATCCGCATACTTTCCACCCTGCTGACCCCCACGTCCGGCCAGGCTAAAGTGCTCGGCTATGACGTGGTCAAGGAGGCGGGGAAGGTGCGGGGGCGTATCGGGCTGATACTGGGTGGGGAAAGAGGCCTTTACGGTCGCCTTACCGGCGAGGAAAACCTGAAGTACTTCGCGGCGCTGAACCATCTCAGCCGGGAAACATCACGCCGCAAGGTGAAGGATGTAATCGAGATGGTCAACCTGACGGAGGCCGCCGGCCGGCCGGTGGAGCAGTACTCGCGCGGCATGCGGCAGCGGCTCCACATCGCGCGCGGTCTGATTACCGACCCCGAGGTGCTGTTCATGGACGAGCCGACGATAGGGCTTGACCCCGCCGGCGCCCGGGAGCTCCGCGAGCTGATACCGGTGCTGGTGCAAAAAGGCAAGACGATTCTCCTGACCACCCACTACATGTCAGAGGCGGACGAGCTAAGCACCCAGATTGCTATCATCAACCGGGGACAGATTACCGCCTCCGGCACGCCGCGGGAAATAAAACGCAGTTTCGCCAAGATAATCGTCTGCGAGGCCATCTGCCGCCAGGCGGAGGCCGCGACACTGGATGCGGTAAACGCTATCCAGGGCATCCAGCGGGTTATCAGCACCTCGGACGGGCCGCTGCAAAAGCTGACGATTCACGCCGTTCCGGGCACCGAACTTAAGGACAGCGTGCTTAACATCATCGGAGAGGCAAATATGGAGTCTATCGTCATGCGGGACCCCACCCTGGAAGAAGCGTACCTCAGCATCATCAAGTAG
- a CDS encoding Ni/Fe hydrogenase subunit alpha: MANKITVNPITRLEGHGKIEIFLDDKGNVADAFWQVVELRGFERFCIGRPVEEMPRIVPNICGVCPSPHNMASTKALDDIYSVEPTPAARLVRQLHYNAFYVEDHFIHFFFLSAPDFVVGTHADVASRNIIGLIKQVGIDIGKQVIDIRKRNRDIIRLLGSKAPHPEGGLPGGVSRGVTEEERRWIKQTADDTVAFSLFALKLFKDVVIKEKKNLDLVVNDAYKLDTYYMGLVDENNKVSYYDGKIRVVDSRGKEFAKFDPREYTEHIGEWVEPWTYIRLTHLKKVGWSGLKDGPGTSLYRVGPLARLNVADGMATPLAQKEYDAMFNALGKPAANTLAYHWARLIEALQAAETMQQIAADPMLTSKDIRNMNLKLKKTGIGCVEAARGTLIHHYETDDRGMLTKANLLVATQHNAAPICLSVKKAAQAFVKGPDVKEGMLNMVEMAFRAYDPCLACATHSLPGDMQLEVTIRDAGGQIVNRVSRGI, from the coding sequence TTGGCCAATAAAATAACGGTTAATCCCATAACGCGGCTGGAAGGCCACGGTAAAATAGAGATATTCCTGGACGACAAAGGCAATGTCGCTGACGCTTTCTGGCAGGTGGTGGAGCTGCGGGGCTTCGAGCGTTTCTGCATCGGGCGGCCGGTGGAGGAAATGCCGCGCATCGTCCCCAACATTTGCGGCGTGTGTCCCAGCCCGCACAACATGGCTTCCACCAAGGCCCTGGATGACATTTACAGCGTGGAGCCCACCCCGGCGGCCAGGCTGGTGCGGCAGCTGCACTATAACGCCTTTTACGTGGAAGACCACTTTATCCACTTCTTTTTCCTGTCCGCGCCGGACTTCGTGGTCGGCACCCACGCCGATGTCGCCTCCCGCAATATCATCGGCTTAATCAAGCAGGTGGGCATCGATATCGGCAAGCAAGTCATCGATATCCGCAAGCGCAACCGGGACATTATCCGGCTCCTCGGCAGCAAAGCCCCGCACCCTGAAGGCGGCCTGCCGGGCGGCGTCTCCCGCGGCGTTACTGAAGAAGAGCGCCGCTGGATAAAGCAGACCGCCGATGATACCGTGGCTTTTTCCCTGTTCGCCCTCAAGCTTTTCAAAGACGTGGTAATTAAAGAAAAGAAAAACCTGGACCTGGTGGTTAACGACGCCTACAAGCTGGATACCTATTACATGGGACTGGTGGACGAGAACAACAAGGTCAGCTATTACGACGGCAAAATCCGGGTGGTGGACTCCCGGGGCAAAGAGTTCGCTAAATTCGACCCGCGGGAATATACCGAGCATATTGGCGAATGGGTGGAGCCCTGGACATATATCCGCCTGACCCACTTAAAGAAAGTGGGCTGGAGCGGGCTCAAAGACGGGCCGGGGACATCGCTTTACCGCGTAGGCCCGCTGGCGCGCCTTAACGTGGCCGACGGCATGGCCACGCCTTTGGCCCAGAAAGAATACGATGCCATGTTCAATGCCCTCGGCAAGCCGGCTGCCAACACGCTGGCTTACCACTGGGCGCGGCTTATCGAGGCCCTCCAGGCCGCCGAGACTATGCAGCAGATAGCCGCCGACCCCATGCTGACCAGCAAGGATATCCGCAACATGAACCTCAAGCTTAAAAAGACGGGCATCGGCTGCGTGGAAGCCGCCCGCGGCACCCTTATCCACCACTATGAGACGGACGACCGCGGCATGCTGACCAAAGCCAACCTGTTGGTGGCCACCCAGCACAACGCCGCCCCGATATGCCTTTCCGTGAAGAAGGCCGCCCAGGCGTTTGTTAAAGGGCCGGACGTCAAGGAAGGGATGCTGAACATGGTGGAGATGGCCTTCCGCGCCTATGACCCCTGCCTGGCCTGCGCCACTCACTCCCTCCCCGGTGATATGCAGTTGGAAGTCACTATCCGGGACGCCGGCGGGCAAATCGTGAACAGGGTCAGCCGCGGTATATAA
- a CDS encoding efflux RND transporter permease subunit yields the protein MWHVTKLAMRSRLVTILLALIVAGMSVWAFFGLKTELIPDISLPYTTVVTVYPQATPDAVVDEVTAPIEKIIWDEWSGKGLKHVTSTSSAGMSVIMAEFEYGTDMTVVGDSITEGISHLTLPPAVIQFAEAMGGAGNPQIIPINMNILPLMNLSLSGDLPPDQLKQIALTQIIPELTQIEGVLRVDTEGGEKDQVVISPDPDMMNRYGISMAQITGLLGTDYSSLNDIENVSLGIDSVTLSDIATVSQSPPPLSAITRTNGRPSVGISVVKTEDANTVETADAINAKIAELQGQLGEGVTVSTIFDQSDFINDSISQLEEKAIIGGVLAVLVVFFFLWTIRASLIAAVSIPLSIFFAFLCMRLTGITLNILTLSAMAIAVGRLIDDSIVVIEVIYRRMRQGENFKEAAIAGAKEIATPITAATLATVAIFIPLMFVGGIVGEMFIPFGLTVTFAMLASLLVALMLIPVLSRWLMGSKPKPITTRDNWYQKIYTRALKWTLGHRIAVVVAAIVLFVGSLGLTTVTGTSFMSGSMGEPTITISIALPANTEINTTSAVATKVETLLSGDDMVRSFDSTIGTSATSLTGIMSASQGGGGSNTATIVVYLKSDADLQQEVSAIEQACQGITDTGYITVSGGDSGGGMGFSVSNVNLSIQGQNQEDIAVVTAQLMEKLQGINGIADLKSDLTTVVPKLNIAVDPAKVAASGLPPAQMAQLQQEFALLMSGGTLPDKTLTLGNESYPIYIKGIAGSLTDPEQAKILKIGYPQSVTLNDIADVTILELPSHVSHVDTVLSATITGTITDKDVGAVNRAVQKQVDALPDHPGVNIATAGIAEQMGDTFSKMLIAIIMAIVIVLLIVIFMMRSIINPLIIMVSLPLAIIGCIPALLVSGHTLGVSAMMGLLMLVGIVLTNAIVLVSMVEQQRKNGMSIRDSIIEGGKTRLRPILMTAMTTILAMIPMAVSVSSGTMLSAELAIVVIGGMVSSTFLTLFVIPAIYSLIHREKKPATK from the coding sequence ATGTGGCATGTTACCAAGCTGGCGATGCGCAGCAGGCTTGTCACCATCCTGCTGGCGCTGATTGTTGCCGGAATGTCCGTCTGGGCGTTTTTCGGTCTGAAGACGGAACTGATACCGGATATCAGCCTGCCGTACACCACCGTCGTCACCGTGTACCCGCAGGCCACCCCGGACGCGGTGGTGGATGAAGTCACCGCCCCCATTGAAAAAATCATATGGGATGAGTGGTCGGGCAAGGGGCTAAAGCACGTTACCTCCACGTCTTCCGCCGGCATGTCCGTAATCATGGCGGAGTTCGAATACGGTACGGATATGACCGTGGTGGGCGATAGTATTACCGAGGGCATCAGCCATTTGACGCTGCCGCCGGCGGTCATCCAGTTCGCCGAGGCGATGGGCGGCGCCGGCAATCCTCAAATCATTCCCATTAATATGAATATCCTGCCGCTGATGAACCTGAGCCTGTCCGGAGACCTGCCCCCGGACCAGCTCAAGCAGATCGCCTTGACGCAAATCATCCCGGAGCTTACCCAGATAGAGGGAGTGCTCCGGGTGGATACGGAGGGCGGGGAAAAAGACCAGGTGGTGATTTCTCCGGACCCGGATATGATGAACCGGTACGGCATCTCGATGGCCCAGATTACCGGGCTGCTCGGCACGGATTATTCTTCCCTGAACGATATTGAAAACGTATCACTCGGTATTGATAGCGTCACCCTGTCCGATATCGCCACGGTCAGCCAGAGCCCGCCGCCGCTTTCGGCCATTACCCGCACCAACGGCCGTCCCAGCGTGGGCATATCGGTGGTAAAAACGGAAGATGCCAATACCGTGGAAACCGCCGATGCCATTAACGCTAAAATCGCAGAATTACAGGGACAACTGGGCGAAGGCGTTACGGTCAGCACTATTTTTGACCAGTCGGATTTTATCAATGACAGTATTTCCCAGTTAGAGGAAAAAGCTATCATCGGCGGCGTGCTGGCCGTACTGGTGGTCTTTTTCTTCCTCTGGACTATCCGCGCCTCGCTGATAGCCGCCGTCTCCATTCCCCTGAGTATCTTTTTCGCCTTTCTATGCATGCGCCTGACCGGTATAACACTAAACATACTGACCTTAAGCGCCATGGCCATAGCCGTGGGACGGCTGATAGATGACAGCATCGTGGTGATAGAGGTCATCTACCGCCGCATGCGTCAGGGTGAAAACTTCAAGGAAGCCGCCATCGCGGGCGCCAAGGAGATAGCCACGCCGATTACCGCCGCCACGCTGGCCACCGTGGCTATCTTTATTCCATTGATGTTCGTCGGCGGCATCGTGGGCGAGATGTTCATCCCCTTCGGTCTGACGGTGACTTTCGCCATGCTGGCCTCGCTGCTGGTAGCCCTGATGCTTATTCCGGTGCTGTCCCGGTGGCTGATGGGTTCCAAGCCAAAGCCAATTACAACACGGGATAACTGGTACCAGAAAATCTATACCAGGGCGTTAAAATGGACGCTCGGTCACCGGATTGCCGTGGTGGTGGCCGCCATCGTGCTGTTTGTAGGGAGCCTGGGTCTTACCACGGTAACCGGCACCTCTTTTATGTCCGGCTCTATGGGCGAACCCACCATTACCATCAGTATCGCCCTGCCGGCTAATACTGAAATCAACACTACCAGCGCCGTCGCTACAAAAGTAGAGACTCTGCTAAGCGGGGACGATATGGTGCGGAGCTTCGACTCAACCATCGGCACTTCCGCCACCTCCCTGACCGGCATCATGAGCGCGTCCCAAGGGGGCGGCGGCTCAAATACGGCAACCATCGTTGTTTACCTTAAGTCCGATGCGGACTTGCAGCAGGAGGTTTCAGCCATAGAACAGGCCTGCCAGGGTATTACGGATACCGGTTATATCACGGTTTCCGGCGGAGACTCCGGAGGCGGCATGGGCTTTTCCGTTTCCAACGTGAATCTCTCCATCCAGGGGCAAAACCAGGAAGATATCGCCGTTGTCACCGCCCAGCTTATGGAAAAGCTCCAGGGCATCAACGGCATCGCCGATCTGAAAAGTGATTTGACCACGGTCGTCCCCAAGCTGAATATTGCCGTGGACCCGGCCAAAGTGGCCGCCTCAGGACTGCCGCCCGCCCAGATGGCTCAGTTACAGCAGGAGTTCGCCCTGCTGATGAGCGGCGGGACTTTGCCCGATAAAACGTTAACCCTCGGTAATGAAAGCTATCCCATTTACATCAAGGGGATAGCCGGCAGCCTCACCGACCCGGAACAGGCGAAAATTTTGAAAATAGGTTACCCCCAGTCCGTAACCCTGAATGATATCGCCGATGTTACCATACTGGAACTGCCGTCGCACGTCAGCCACGTTGACACGGTACTTTCCGCCACCATTACCGGCACCATAACCGATAAAGACGTGGGGGCGGTAAACCGGGCGGTACAAAAACAGGTAGACGCTTTGCCCGACCACCCCGGGGTGAACATAGCGACGGCCGGTATAGCCGAGCAGATGGGTGACACTTTCTCCAAAATGCTCATAGCTATTATCATGGCTATCGTTATCGTGCTGCTGATAGTAATATTCATGATGCGCTCCATAATCAACCCGCTGATAATTATGGTCAGCCTGCCGTTAGCTATTATCGGCTGCATTCCCGCCTTGCTCGTCAGCGGCCATACGCTCGGCGTATCCGCGATGATGGGTTTGCTGATGCTCGTAGGCATTGTTTTAACGAATGCCATCGTCCTGGTATCCATGGTGGAGCAGCAGCGTAAGAACGGCATGAGTATCCGGGACTCTATCATCGAGGGCGGCAAGACCCGTTTACGCCCCATACTGATGACCGCCATGACTACTATCCTGGCCATGATTCCCATGGCGGTAAGCGTCAGTTCCGGCACCATGCTGAGCGCCGAACTGGCGATTGTGGTAATCGGCGGCATGGTAAGCTCGACATTCCTGACCCTGTTTGTCATTCCGGCGATTTACAGCCTTATCCACCGGGAGAAGAAGCCGGCGACAAAATAA
- a CDS encoding F420-nonreducing hydrogenase encodes MATKPKVAICWLGGCGGCDEAIVDLNEALLTVAEALDIVLWPVALDYKYDHVRAMADKEIKLSIINGNVRNSEQEEIAKLLRQKSQFVLGFGACACFGGTPGMANFRTKEDIFNWVYRDAPTVVNPKGNYPQPKSTVDGRELTLPEFFETVFALNQVIDVDYYLPGCPPPPNLIANAVTAMLENKLPRKGSSLAPHKALCDSCSRNNTKPAKIQLNEFKRIHEIEAKPDICFLAQGVLCLGIATRDGCGATCIDINMPCRGCFGPVEGVKDAGLKMIATLAAMIDTSNEAELEKIAAQIGDIAGYSYRFSLPTSMLRSLSQSAAKKGEEVGQ; translated from the coding sequence GTGGCTACAAAACCGAAAGTGGCAATCTGCTGGCTGGGAGGTTGCGGCGGCTGTGATGAGGCCATCGTTGATTTGAATGAAGCGCTGCTGACAGTGGCCGAGGCGCTGGATATCGTCCTGTGGCCGGTAGCGCTGGACTATAAATATGACCATGTCCGGGCGATGGCGGACAAGGAAATCAAACTGAGTATTATCAACGGCAACGTGCGTAACTCGGAACAGGAAGAGATAGCCAAGCTGCTCCGGCAAAAGTCCCAGTTCGTGCTGGGCTTCGGGGCTTGCGCCTGCTTCGGCGGTACGCCGGGCATGGCTAATTTCCGCACCAAAGAAGACATTTTCAACTGGGTCTACCGGGACGCGCCCACCGTGGTAAACCCCAAGGGGAATTATCCCCAGCCCAAATCCACCGTGGACGGCAGAGAGCTTACCCTGCCGGAATTTTTCGAGACGGTGTTTGCCCTCAACCAGGTGATTGACGTGGACTACTATCTGCCCGGCTGTCCCCCACCCCCCAACCTCATCGCCAATGCGGTCACGGCCATGCTGGAGAATAAATTGCCCCGCAAGGGCTCGTCGCTGGCGCCGCATAAAGCGCTGTGTGACTCCTGTTCGCGGAACAATACCAAGCCGGCCAAGATACAGCTTAATGAGTTCAAACGCATCCATGAAATAGAAGCCAAGCCGGATATCTGTTTCCTCGCCCAGGGAGTGCTGTGCCTGGGCATCGCCACGCGTGACGGCTGCGGCGCCACCTGCATCGATATCAATATGCCCTGCCGCGGCTGCTTCGGCCCGGTGGAAGGCGTCAAGGATGCCGGGCTTAAGATGATTGCTACCCTGGCGGCCATGATAGATACAAGCAACGAGGCGGAGCTGGAAAAAATCGCCGCCCAAATCGGCGATATCGCCGGGTACTCCTACCGCTTTTCCCTGCCCACTTCCATGTTAAGGTCGCTCAGCCAGTCCGCGGCTAAAAAAGGAGAAGAAGTTGGCCAATAA
- a CDS encoding hydrogenase maturation protease — protein sequence MKTIVLGIGNRILRDDGIGPAVIRELESFSRSPGVFLGDTNLCGMPLLDLITGYDTLIIIDAIQGGAATGTIQWMPAEHFKSPSGTPSQHEMNIFRVLELGRQLGIKVPSEVKIMAIEAHDVTSFGEYLTPEVAAVIPRAAAAIIKEITILEGTRQSAALQSPFSASMAE from the coding sequence TTGAAAACGATTGTATTGGGCATAGGCAACCGCATTTTAAGAGACGATGGCATCGGGCCCGCGGTAATCCGTGAACTGGAAAGCTTTTCCCGCTCGCCCGGTGTTTTTTTGGGCGATACCAACCTGTGCGGCATGCCCCTGTTGGATTTGATTACCGGTTATGATACCCTTATCATTATCGATGCTATCCAGGGCGGGGCAGCAACAGGTACGATACAGTGGATGCCAGCGGAGCACTTCAAATCACCTTCCGGCACGCCCTCCCAGCATGAAATGAATATCTTCCGGGTGCTGGAACTGGGCCGGCAGCTGGGTATAAAAGTACCGTCTGAAGTAAAAATAATGGCCATCGAAGCCCATGACGTTACCAGTTTCGGGGAATATTTGACACCGGAGGTCGCCGCGGTGATACCGCGGGCCGCCGCCGCGATAATAAAGGAAATTACAATTCTTGAGGGTACCCGTCAATCTGCCGCGCTCCAAAGCCCCTTTTCCGCCTCCATGGCAGAGTAA
- a CDS encoding hydrogenase iron-sulfur subunit, which produces MDKVKIVCFSCKFSWGYLGDEPALAAEIKNWVPIICAGKMEASYIVEAFAHGADGVLILGCPEGDCHYQDGNIEARKRLALLRQVLLTHGIQPQRLNLFLSRDPEGKDIPMHINEMAETIKALQKESPVS; this is translated from the coding sequence ATGGATAAAGTAAAAATAGTCTGTTTTTCCTGCAAATTCAGCTGGGGCTATCTCGGCGATGAGCCCGCGCTGGCGGCGGAAATCAAGAACTGGGTGCCCATCATCTGCGCCGGCAAGATGGAAGCTTCTTACATCGTGGAGGCCTTTGCCCACGGGGCGGACGGCGTGCTGATTCTCGGCTGCCCGGAGGGTGATTGCCATTACCAGGACGGCAATATAGAGGCCAGGAAACGGCTGGCTTTATTACGGCAGGTACTCCTGACCCACGGCATCCAGCCGCAGCGTCTCAATCTGTTCCTTTCCCGCGACCCGGAGGGGAAAGACATCCCCATGCACATTAATGAAATGGCGGAAACCATCAAGGCTTTGCAAAAGGAGTCCCCCGTTTCTTAG
- a CDS encoding FAD-dependent oxidoreductase: MWKSNEMGGARVEQAIKQLLPPCQIKCPINEDIQRTNVLISLLPDNMEAAKDGIIQIGDHLYEHNPFFNICGYICGLCELECNYKSRGGAIRRRLLKRFLSDTYTEYLKEKAEISVVKDRENVAVVGGGPSGLMAAFQLSRQGYRVTIFEASNRLGGALWLIPEYRLPREVLSTTLENLVRISGIDVRYNSKLGEGRTTIKRLFNDGYKAVFIAKGTPYARHLTFGKDIVEGQELSGVMYGLDFLYEVSHGNIKPDYFKNKKIIVIGAGNVAFDTARTARRLGGEVSMVCLECEDKSHRDGIPGDEDEIRAAWEEGIQIYASRGVRKITGKSGKFEMIDCPRCTSVYNETGFNPKFDTSDEISLNGDILIITIGQAPDRELLKKEGLLDEYGRLSVDPHTLQSQVNPSVFVGGDVRRVGFMVEAMKEGVEAAESISRHIKGDDLRMGRTKDFEAFGLPDRSAYKEPTDVLWIPPEQRLHFHMFEKGLTLQEAIEEAKRCTTCGPCVSCKACISIGFEKSLYAVEVDEARCSGCGACVNICNYESARLISRDGKLISDTDMFRCKSCGMCVAACPSDARKLAEDQTAERIHKACAELI; the protein is encoded by the coding sequence ATGTGGAAATCTAATGAAATGGGTGGGGCCAGGGTAGAACAAGCTATCAAGCAGTTGCTGCCCCCCTGCCAGATCAAATGCCCTATAAACGAGGACATCCAGCGCACCAACGTCCTTATCTCCCTGCTGCCGGATAATATGGAAGCGGCCAAAGACGGCATCATCCAAATCGGCGACCATCTTTACGAGCATAATCCCTTTTTTAACATCTGCGGCTATATCTGCGGCCTCTGCGAGCTGGAATGCAACTACAAAAGCCGCGGCGGGGCCATACGGCGCCGGCTGCTCAAGCGCTTTCTTTCCGATACCTACACGGAATATCTGAAAGAGAAAGCGGAAATCAGCGTGGTAAAAGACCGGGAGAACGTGGCGGTGGTGGGCGGGGGGCCCAGCGGCCTGATGGCGGCCTTCCAGCTTTCCCGTCAGGGCTACCGGGTGACGATATTCGAGGCCAGCAACCGCCTCGGCGGGGCGCTGTGGCTGATACCGGAATACCGGCTGCCGCGGGAGGTCCTTTCCACCACCCTGGAAAACCTGGTCCGTATCTCCGGTATAGACGTTCGTTACAACTCCAAGCTGGGCGAGGGACGGACGACCATCAAACGACTCTTTAACGACGGGTATAAAGCGGTGTTCATCGCCAAAGGCACGCCTTATGCCCGCCATCTTACTTTCGGCAAAGACATCGTGGAGGGGCAGGAGCTTTCCGGGGTGATGTACGGGTTGGATTTCCTCTATGAGGTCAGCCACGGCAACATTAAGCCGGACTATTTTAAGAACAAGAAAATCATCGTCATCGGCGCCGGTAACGTGGCTTTCGATACCGCCCGCACCGCCCGCCGCCTCGGCGGCGAGGTGAGCATGGTGTGCCTGGAATGTGAAGACAAGAGCCACCGCGACGGCATCCCCGGCGACGAGGATGAAATCCGCGCGGCCTGGGAAGAGGGCATCCAGATATACGCTTCCCGCGGCGTGCGTAAAATCACCGGCAAGAGCGGTAAATTCGAGATGATTGACTGCCCGCGCTGCACCTCCGTCTATAACGAGACCGGGTTCAACCCTAAATTCGATACATCCGATGAAATCAGCCTTAACGGCGATATCCTGATTATTACCATCGGCCAGGCACCGGACCGGGAGCTTTTAAAGAAGGAAGGGCTGCTGGACGAGTACGGACGCCTTTCGGTTGACCCGCACACCCTCCAGAGCCAGGTCAACCCCAGCGTTTTCGTGGGCGGGGACGTGCGGCGGGTGGGCTTCATGGTGGAAGCCATGAAAGAAGGCGTTGAAGCCGCCGAGTCCATCAGCCGCCACATCAAGGGGGACGACCTGCGGATGGGCCGCACCAAGGACTTCGAGGCCTTCGGGCTGCCGGACCGCTCGGCGTACAAGGAACCGACCGATGTTCTATGGATTCCCCCGGAACAGCGCCTGCACTTCCATATGTTTGAAAAAGGCCTGACTCTGCAAGAGGCCATCGAAGAAGCCAAGCGCTGTACTACCTGCGGCCCCTGCGTTTCCTGCAAAGCCTGCATCTCCATCGGCTTTGAGAAGTCGCTCTACGCCGTGGAAGTGGACGAGGCGCGGTGCAGCGGCTGCGGTGCCTGTGTTAATATATGTAACTATGAATCGGCCAGGCTGATATCCCGGGACGGCAAGCTGATATCCGATACGGACATGTTCCGCTGCAAGTCCTGCGGCATGTGCGTGGCGGCCTGCCCGTCCGATGCCAGGAAACTGGCGGAAGACCAGACGGCCGAGCGGATTCATAAAGCCTGCGCGGAACTAATCTAG